The stretch of DNA ACCGACGGCACCGACACCGCCGACGGCAACGCGACAGCCGGCGACGAGGCCGCCGACGGTAACGCGACCGAGGGCGACACCACCGGCGGCACCGACACCGCCGAGGGTACCGAGACGACGGAGACCGGTACCGCGACGGAGTCTTCCGCCTGAAACCGGGGTCGTCCGACCGGACTCTTATCCGCCGACCCGTTCGACGCCGGAGCCGCGACCGGACAGCTCGTGAACCGCCGGCCGCAACGAGGCAGACCGCGACGAGCTGGCCCGCCGAACAGCGCTGCTTACTGGGCCACCCGGATCACTAACTACGACTTGTCCCCTCGGCGCGCACTCGATAAGCGGGCGTTATCGTCGGTCGGATGAACTAAACCGACGTTATCCGGCGGATGGGTGATCCTTCGCGTCTGAAACGTCGGAGCGGTTTATTCGGTCTTGGCCCTCACCCATATCCGGATCGGACCGCACGAGCGGCCCGCCACCGGCTCCCCTATGACACAGACAAAGCTCATCGCCCTCGCCCTCGCTCTCGTCGCCGTCGGCGGCGTCACCGGGGTCACGGGCACGCAGGTCGCGCCGGTCGCCGGCAACGACGAGGAACCGTTGCCCGGCGCAGGAAACCAACCGACAGCGACCGCCTTCGAGGTATCGAATCTGAGCGCACCGGACAGCGTCGCAGCCAACGGAACCGTCACCGCCGTCGCGACGGTCTCGAACCCGACCGACGGCGAACGCACTGAGTCCGTCGCCTTCCGGATCGGCGGCGCTGTCGCCGACCAGAAGCCGGTCCGACTCGCCGCGGGTGAGAGTCGGACCGTGTCGTTCACTGCGAACACCAGCGGCCTCGAGGCCGGCGAGTACGTCCACGGCGTCTTCGCCGCCGAGGACGGTGCCGTCGGCACCATCACCGTCTCCGAGTCGTTCACGCTCGACTCGCTCGAGGCCCCGGCCAACGCCACCGTCGGTGACACCGTCACCGTCAACGCGACGGTGTCGAACCCGAACGACTTCACGGCCAACCAGTCCGTGGAGTTCCGGGTCGGCGGCACCCTGGTCGCGGAGCAGCCGCTCTCGCTCGCCGCCGGCGAGTCGGCCAGCGTCACCCTCGACCTCTCGACGGAGGGCGCGGCACCGGGCGAGTACGTCCACGGCGCGTTCACCCGTGACGGTGGCGAGTTCGCGACGCTGACGCT from Haloarcula litorea encodes:
- a CDS encoding DUF7282 domain-containing protein: MTQTKLIALALALVAVGGVTGVTGTQVAPVAGNDEEPLPGAGNQPTATAFEVSNLSAPDSVAANGTVTAVATVSNPTDGERTESVAFRIGGAVADQKPVRLAAGESRTVSFTANTSGLEAGEYVHGVFAAEDGAVGTITVSESFTLDSLEAPANATVGDTVTVNATVSNPNDFTANQSVEFRVGGTLVAEQPLSLAAGESASVTLDLSTEGAAPGEYVHGAFTRDGGEFATLTLEPAPPETATVTFDDQASNGTTVVVRNVSLPADGYVAIHDETLLQGETVDSVVGVSGYLEAGVHENVTVTLFEVPGTEFDDPGLTSSQALIAMPHVESGDNQTYDFVRTNGTEDGPFTVDGQAVVDTAIVTVADDGGEEPTETATEEPTETATEEPTETATPGETDTETPEETAAPTGTETGTPA